A DNA window from Porphyromonas gingivalis ATCC 33277 contains the following coding sequences:
- a CDS encoding sigma-54 interaction domain-containing protein, protein MSTNIDVQQIKQRFGIIGSSPLMEHAIRVAAQVAPTDMSVLVTGESGSGKEFFPQIIHYYSARKHHSYIAVNCGAIPEGTIDSELFGHRKGSFTGAVSDRKGYFEEASGGTIFLDEVGELPLPTQARLLRVLETGEFIPVGASQSQKTDVRIVAATNVNLKEAVANGKFREDLFFRLNTVPIEVPALRMRPDDVPLLFRRFAADSAEKYRMPPLRLSDEARIILMRYRWPGNVRELRNITDRLSILEEERTVSAETITRYLDAEGMQDLHPVVIRRNETTEADKQIPHYEREIIYQVLYDMKKEIADLKGMMNRLAHHEQPSWPVGSDVWGNDDKRTADPKWGVSTHKAPIANAAEPVEPIQEASEYTEDPVSLEEVEKKMISLALERHGGRRKQTAEELKISERTLYRKIKEYGLE, encoded by the coding sequence ATGAGCACCAATATAGATGTACAACAGATCAAACAGCGTTTCGGCATCATCGGTAGCAGTCCGCTGATGGAACATGCCATACGAGTGGCAGCACAGGTGGCTCCTACCGACATGTCCGTCCTCGTAACGGGGGAGAGTGGTTCGGGGAAAGAGTTCTTCCCACAGATAATCCACTACTACAGCGCCCGGAAACATCATAGCTACATTGCAGTCAATTGTGGAGCCATCCCCGAAGGAACCATCGACTCCGAGCTGTTCGGACACCGCAAAGGTTCCTTTACCGGAGCCGTATCGGATCGCAAGGGGTACTTCGAAGAAGCATCCGGCGGCACGATCTTTCTGGACGAAGTGGGCGAACTGCCTTTGCCTACGCAGGCGAGGCTGCTGAGGGTGCTGGAGACGGGCGAGTTCATCCCCGTAGGAGCCAGCCAGTCGCAGAAGACGGATGTCCGTATCGTAGCGGCGACGAATGTGAACCTCAAGGAGGCGGTAGCGAACGGGAAGTTCCGGGAAGACCTCTTCTTCCGGCTCAATACGGTACCGATCGAGGTGCCTGCGCTGCGTATGCGACCGGACGACGTGCCCTTGCTTTTCCGCCGATTCGCCGCCGACAGCGCCGAGAAGTATCGGATGCCCCCGCTGCGCCTGTCGGACGAAGCCCGTATCATATTAATGCGTTACCGCTGGCCCGGCAATGTACGTGAGCTGCGCAATATAACCGACAGGCTGAGCATCCTGGAGGAGGAGCGGACGGTATCGGCAGAGACCATCACTCGCTACCTGGACGCTGAGGGGATGCAAGACCTCCACCCCGTCGTGATCCGACGGAACGAAACGACCGAAGCGGACAAACAAATCCCCCATTACGAGCGCGAAATCATCTACCAGGTGCTATACGATATGAAGAAAGAGATAGCCGATTTGAAGGGGATGATGAACCGCCTGGCGCACCACGAACAGCCCTCATGGCCTGTAGGGTCGGACGTCTGGGGCAACGACGACAAGCGCACCGCAGATCCGAAGTGGGGCGTCAGCACGCACAAGGCCCCCATCGCGAACGCGGCAGAACCCGTGGAGCCGATACAGGAAGCCAGCGAATACACCGAGGATCCGGTTTCGCTGGAGGAGGTAGAGAAGAAAATGATTTCCCTTGCATTGGAACGCCACGGCGGAAGGCGCAAGCAGACAGCCGAGGAACTGAAGATTTCGGAGCGGACACTATACCGTAAAATCAAGGAGTATGGACTGGAATAG